The Dama dama isolate Ldn47 chromosome 3, ASM3311817v1, whole genome shotgun sequence genome has a segment encoding these proteins:
- the LOC133042974 gene encoding olfactory receptor 8S1-like, giving the protein MEAANTTRVTVFVLQGLSNNPQIQIVLFVIFLVIYLLTLTGNLLMLLVIRTDSHLHTPMYFFLSHLSFLDAFYSSVIVPKLLENLLSKWKTISFLECFTQIALVIFAGATEACLLSVMAYDRYQAVCHPLSYVVTMNKKACAGLVGASWAIGMGTGLLNIILLAQQKFCGPNFIRSFACEFPPVLLLACSDPYISIASILTTMVILGLGTLVLLLGSYTHIIMTALGINSASGQNKIFSTCSSHFLVVTIFYGSGVFRYMTPASGSALEQVLSVQYSVVTPLLNPLIYSLKNQEVKAALRRMLARKPRLTF; this is encoded by the exons ATGGAAGCTGCCAACACAACCAGAGTCACGGTGTTTGTTCTTCAAGGACTATCCAACAACCCTCAGATCCAGATAGTACTATTTGTAATATTCCTGGTGATTTACCTCCTGACCCTCACAGGGAacctgctgatgctgctggtgatCAGGACTGattcccacctccacacccccatgtacttcttcctcagtcACCTCTCCTTCCTGGATGCTTTCTATTCCTCAGTCATTGTGCCTAAGCTGCTAGAGAACCTGCTTTCCAAGTGGAAGACTATATCCTTCCTTGAATGTTTCACCCAGATTGCCTTGGTCATATTTGCTGGGGCCACTGAAGCTTGCCTCCTTTCagtcatggcctatgaccggtaCCAGGCTGTGTGCCACCCGCTGTCATATGTGGTGACCATGAACAAGAAGGCATGTGCTGGCCTGGTGGGAGCCTCCTGGGCCATAGGAATGGGGACTGGCCTACTTAACATCATCCTCCTGGCTCAACAGAAATTCTGTGGCCCCAACTTCATCCGCAGCTTTGCCTGTGAGTTTCCTCCAGTGCTCCTATTGGCCTGTTCTGACCCCTACATTAGCATTGCCTCCATCCTGACCACCATGGTGATCTTGGGCCTTGGCACCCTTGTCCTACTCCTGGGATCCTACACCCATATCATCATGACAGCCTTGGGGATCAACTCTGCCTCAGGTCAGAACAAGATCTTCTCtacctgctcatctcatttccttGTGGTCACCATTTTTTATGGCTCAGGCGTTTTCAG GTACATGACTCCAGCTTCTGGCTCAGCCCTGGAGCAAGTTCTATCTGTGCAGTACAGTGTGGTGACCCCGCTACTGAACCCCCTTATCTACAGTCTGAAGAACCAGGAGGTGAAGGCAGCTCTAAGAAGGATGCTGGCCAGGAAGCCCAGGCTTACCTTCTAA